One Microbacterium sp. zg-B96 genomic region harbors:
- a CDS encoding DEAD/DEAH box helicase, with protein MPKSKKPAGGRPAKNFEPRYGAKTSYQDRKRQPGDASTGTTGSKSPSHRGYRPDTAATGEAPKRRWTAQEKVGREEARTIRTHSQGDDRPRRSFDDRPARPVGDRPQRDDRGFRGDRVARDERRPTGDGRPSYRPERSSDDRPARAYSDRPQRDDRPARSYSDRPQRDDRPARSFSDRPQRDDRPARSFSDRPARDDRPTRSFSDRPARTFDERPRRDAGDRPQRDDRPARSYSDRPQRDDRPVRSFSDRPARSFDDRPRRDSGDRPARSFDDRPRRDSNDRPARPDWNAETKSKAHQDNVDVVHERLQAEAVQAGEVADVTFSSLGLGDNIVRVLADLGAPTPFPIQAATITPILEGKDVLARGRTGSGKTIAFGAPLVESLLRSQAGKRREFGRLPKALVLAPTRELALQIDRTIQPIARSVGIFTTQIYGGVPQARQVGALKKGVDIIIGTPGRIEDLVAQGKLNLSEVQIVVLDEADHMSELGFLEPMQRILRLVADGAQKLMFSATLDREVAALVDEFLVEPAVYEVAGEDQDSSTINHRILVIDHRDKAEILNSLVDRAGKTLVFARTRAYAEMLAEQFDDLGISAVALHGDLNQAKRTRNLQRLTDGRVNVLVATDVAARGIHVDDIDLVIQADAPDEYKTYLHRSGRTGRAGRVGTVVTLIPRQRRRRMTEMLERAEIDAPFDEVRVGDDILEELAGRQLAEVDA; from the coding sequence ATGCCTAAAAGCAAAAAGCCCGCCGGCGGTCGCCCCGCGAAGAACTTCGAACCGCGTTACGGTGCGAAGACGAGCTACCAGGACCGCAAGCGTCAGCCCGGCGATGCCTCGACCGGCACCACCGGATCGAAGAGCCCCAGCCACCGCGGCTACCGACCCGACACCGCTGCCACCGGCGAGGCGCCCAAGCGCCGCTGGACCGCGCAGGAGAAGGTGGGCCGCGAAGAGGCCCGCACCATCCGCACGCACTCGCAGGGTGACGACCGTCCCCGTCGTTCGTTCGACGACCGTCCGGCCCGCCCGGTCGGTGACCGCCCCCAGCGTGACGACCGCGGCTTCCGCGGTGATCGCGTCGCCCGTGATGAGCGTCGCCCCACCGGTGACGGCCGCCCGTCGTACCGTCCGGAGCGTTCGTCCGACGACCGTCCGGCCCGTGCATACAGCGACCGTCCGCAGCGTGACGACCGTCCGGCCCGTTCGTACAGCGACCGTCCGCAGCGCGATGACCGTCCGGCCCGTTCGTTCAGCGACCGTCCGCAGCGCGATGACCGTCCGGCCCGTTCGTTCAGCGACCGTCCCGCCCGCGATGACCGTCCCACTCGCTCGTTCAGCGACCGTCCGGCTCGCACCTTCGACGAGCGTCCCCGTCGCGACGCCGGCGACCGCCCGCAGCGCGACGACCGCCCGGCCCGTTCGTACAGTGACCGCCCGCAGCGCGATGACCGTCCGGTCCGCTCGTTCAGCGACCGCCCGGCTCGCTCGTTCGACGACCGTCCTCGTCGCGACTCGGGTGACCGTCCGGCACGCTCCTTCGACGACCGGCCCCGTCGCGACTCGAACGACCGCCCGGCACGCCCGGACTGGAACGCCGAGACCAAGAGCAAGGCGCACCAGGACAACGTCGACGTCGTGCACGAGCGTCTGCAGGCCGAAGCGGTTCAGGCCGGCGAGGTCGCAGATGTGACGTTCTCGAGCCTCGGGCTCGGCGACAACATCGTCCGCGTGCTGGCCGATCTCGGGGCACCGACCCCGTTCCCGATCCAGGCCGCGACGATCACCCCGATCCTCGAGGGCAAGGATGTGCTGGCGCGCGGTCGTACCGGCTCCGGCAAGACCATCGCCTTCGGCGCTCCGCTGGTGGAGTCGCTGCTGCGTTCGCAGGCCGGCAAGCGCCGTGAATTCGGTCGCCTCCCCAAGGCGCTCGTGCTGGCCCCGACCCGCGAGCTCGCGCTGCAGATCGACCGCACGATCCAGCCGATCGCCCGCAGCGTCGGCATCTTCACCACGCAGATCTACGGCGGTGTGCCGCAGGCACGCCAGGTCGGCGCGCTGAAGAAGGGCGTGGACATCATCATCGGCACGCCGGGTCGCATCGAAGACCTCGTGGCGCAGGGCAAGCTCAACCTCTCCGAGGTGCAGATCGTCGTTCTCGACGAGGCCGACCACATGTCCGAGCTCGGGTTCCTCGAGCCCATGCAGCGGATCCTGCGTCTGGTCGCAGATGGCGCGCAGAAGCTGATGTTCTCCGCCACGCTCGACCGCGAGGTCGCAGCCCTTGTCGACGAGTTCCTCGTCGAGCCGGCCGTCTACGAGGTCGCCGGTGAAGACCAGGACTCCAGCACGATCAACCACCGCATCCTGGTGATCGATCACCGCGACAAGGCCGAGATCCTCAACTCGCTGGTCGACCGCGCGGGCAAGACGCTCGTCTTCGCCCGGACCCGGGCGTACGCCGAAATGCTCGCCGAGCAGTTCGACGACCTCGGCATCTCGGCGGTCGCGCTGCACGGTGACCTGAACCAGGCCAAGCGCACGCGCAACCTGCAGCGCCTGACCGACGGTCGGGTCAACGTCCTGGTGGCCACCGATGTCGCCGCCCGCGGCATCCACGTCGACGACATCGACCTGGTCATCCAGGCCGACGCCCCCGACGAGTACAAGACGTACCTGCACCGCTCCGGTCGTACCGGTCGCGCGGGCCGCGTCGGCACCGTCGTCACTCTCATCCCGCGTCAGCGCCGTCGGCGTATGACCGAGATGCTCGAGCGCGCCGAGATCGACGCCCCGTTCGACGAGGTGCGTGTCGGCGACGACATCCTCGAAGAGCTGGCCGGCCGCCAGCTCGCCGAGGTGGACGCGTAA
- a CDS encoding amidohydrolase, whose translation MEAHENVTVDPALADLYRDLHSHPELGFQEHRTSGIAAKRLGELGFEVTTGVGKTGVVGLLRNGDGPTALLRADMDALPIKEDTGLPYASTVTATDASGKVVPVGHMCGHDMHVTCMLGAAKVLSDDKGSWSGTLMIVFQPAEELGAGAQTLVDDGLYEKFPKPDVVLGQHVAPLPAGKIAGHPGASYAGSDSLRVRLVGRGAHGSMPEASIDPVVMAAETILRLQTIISREIPSTATAVLTVGSVHSGDAANVIPNEAELQLNIRSYTETVRDHILASVDRIVRGEATTAGAPQEPTITEIERFPVVVNDAAALAKTLDAFASWLGADKVMDPGAGAGSEDVGILATAAGVPLSYWLLGGADPSLFTTGDMTDPALLKVPSNHSPHYAPVIEPTLTMGVTALVTATRTWLPS comes from the coding sequence ATGGAAGCGCACGAGAACGTCACCGTAGACCCCGCCCTGGCAGATCTGTACCGGGACCTGCACAGCCACCCGGAACTGGGATTCCAGGAACACCGCACCTCCGGCATCGCCGCGAAGCGTCTGGGGGAGCTGGGGTTCGAGGTGACGACCGGCGTCGGCAAGACCGGCGTGGTGGGTCTGCTGCGAAACGGCGACGGTCCGACGGCGCTGCTGCGCGCCGACATGGACGCCCTTCCCATCAAGGAGGACACCGGACTGCCGTATGCCAGCACGGTGACGGCGACCGACGCGAGCGGCAAGGTCGTGCCAGTTGGCCACATGTGCGGGCACGACATGCATGTGACCTGCATGCTCGGCGCCGCCAAAGTGCTCTCCGATGACAAGGGGAGCTGGTCGGGCACACTCATGATCGTGTTCCAGCCTGCCGAGGAACTCGGTGCCGGCGCGCAGACGCTCGTCGACGACGGTCTGTACGAGAAGTTCCCCAAGCCCGACGTGGTGCTCGGCCAGCACGTCGCCCCCCTGCCGGCCGGCAAGATCGCCGGCCACCCCGGGGCGTCGTACGCCGGCTCGGACTCGCTGCGCGTGCGCCTGGTGGGCCGCGGCGCGCACGGCTCCATGCCCGAGGCGTCGATCGATCCTGTCGTCATGGCCGCGGAGACCATCCTGCGCCTGCAGACGATCATCTCCCGCGAAATCCCCAGCACCGCCACCGCCGTGCTCACGGTCGGCTCGGTGCACTCCGGGGATGCAGCGAACGTCATTCCCAACGAAGCCGAGCTGCAACTGAACATCCGCAGCTACACCGAGACGGTGCGCGATCACATCCTCGCCAGCGTCGACCGCATCGTCCGCGGCGAGGCCACCACCGCCGGCGCGCCGCAGGAGCCCACCATCACCGAGATCGAGCGGTTCCCCGTCGTGGTGAACGACGCGGCGGCGCTGGCGAAGACGCTCGACGCGTTCGCCAGCTGGCTCGGCGCGGACAAGGTGATGGACCCGGGGGCGGGAGCGGGCAGCGAAGACGTCGGCATCCTCGCCACGGCCGCCGGTGTGCCGCTGTCGTACTGGCTGCTCGGCGGTGCCGACCCCTCGCTGTTCACGACGGGCGACATGACGGATCCGGCACTGCTGAAGGTCCCGTCCAACCACTCGCCGCACTACGCGCCGGTGATCGAGCCCACGCTCACGATGGGTGTCACCGCGTTGGTCACCGCGACGCGCACCTGGCTGCCGTCGTGA